The sequence below is a genomic window from Cryptosporidium parvum Iowa II chromosome 6, whole genome shotgun sequence.
AAGTATCAGAATAGGTATTTTCAGCAAATTTTTTTGcttcatcattatcatttatAGTGGGAACTGACGTTTTGAGAGTACTTTTAAGTTCTTCGtccatttttttcatgATTTCATTCAGttcatcaaaatcaagTTCACTCAAGTCGCTTTCGAGAGTTATATCACTCATATCTTCATCATGATATTCTGGAAGTGAATTTGGATCCGAAAAATCTAGGTCTATGCCATCAAAATAAGATTTCTCTTCCAAAATATCTGAGAAATTAAAACATTGATCatttttgaaagatttGGAGTCTTCTGAGTAGACTTTTTGAATATCTTCAATTAGCTTTTTAGAgtattcttcattattcaTCCAACTGCTTGAATCGGATTGATTTTTATCCTCATCATTTTTAGATGataaaatcatttttgattcttttaaattgttTGCTAAATGTACCCATAATGTACGAAAATCATCATTCTTTTGGGATTTTAAGTCTTTCATAAGTTCTAGAGAATCTTTTACAAGAGTTTGAATATCAGACTCTTTATTCTTAATCTCCTCATTTGATTTCAAGTATTCtgtattgataaatttccagataaataaattcaaagattTACTTGGATTGATTAAATATACTAGATAAATCCCATAAGTTAATAGACATCCATACAAAAGCTCAGAATGgaatttcttattttgaagattctCTGGAAGATGATTTATCCAActatttcttgaaaattttgGAGGAAGCATTGTCAAGAGAgcttcattaataaatctcGAATATTGAGTCCTTGTCATGCAAATCTTTACTCGAATCAAGTCTTTTGGTAAAAACAtattaacattattatcagaatcctctttttttctcaatttttttAGCTCTGAAGAATCATACCTGTTGCAAAGAAGATATTTAAGTGAGATTTCTAACAGATAATGAAACTCAAATATCATCTCtgctattttttttggaagTATTACATAGAAATTATGAAATTTCTCTACatgattaatttttgaaattgagtCAAACTTATCCATAAAGATCTTTGTAAAGGATTCTTCTGTATAACAATCATTAATTTGGCATTTTATTATCTCAAGAGCAGATTTTAG
It includes:
- a CDS encoding hypothetical protein (SGT1 protein homolog) gives rise to the protein MEGFSNVGSNELLERILELTKNGYDYEDIDGGIELKFFYLDDLKNSISPEKGDMYINDLYKKFIELGIFGYNWDTIPFSLEMDRVEEVDYVRCSLNLSTYHLDEWYAIYLCYKVTESMENLVVQAISSDGDPILIDLADILPNWMKPNNSANRCFILKGRVYLIPPEIMDNMTENLSLKSALEIIKCQINDCYTEESFTKIFMDKFDSISKINHVEKFHNFYVILPKKIAEMIFEFHYLLEISLKYLLCNRYDSSELKKLRKKEDSDNNVNMFLPKDLIRVKICMTRTQYSRFINEALLTMLPPKFSRNSWINHLPENLQNKKFHSELLYGCLLTYGIYLVYLINPSKSLNLFIWKFINTEYLKSNEEIKNKESDIQTLVKDSLELMKDLKSQKNDDFRTLWVHLANNLKESKMILSSKNDEDKNQSDSSSWMNNEEYSKKLIEDIQKVYSEDSKSFKNDQCFNFSDILEEKSYFDGIDLDFSDPNSLPEYHDEDMSDITLESDLSELDFDELNEIMKKMDEELKSTLKTSVPTINDNDEAKKFAENTYSDTLKLEETFGIVGPATVFHKMKK